One Dysosmobacter welbionis DNA segment encodes these proteins:
- a CDS encoding O-acetyl-ADP-ribose deacetylase, whose protein sequence is MPLQIVRNDITKMKVDAIVNAANESLLGGGGVDGCIHRAAGPELLAECETLHGCETGSAKITKGYRLPCKYVIHAVGPRWYDGRHGERELLISCYRTSLMLAKEYGCESIAFPLISSGIFGYPKDQALKVAIDTISSFLLENEMTVYIVIFDRKAYQISGKLFADIAAYIDDRYVDEHTDPRSERLRRMNAFRMEEPMPCEASVCEEAIEQLMPPVFAAAAPKKAATLDDALEQIDESFSEMLLRKIDERGMTDAQCYKKANIDRKLFSKIRSDKLYKPSKPTAIAFAIALELPLSEMKDMLMKAGFALSHSNKFDIIVEYFVEHGNYNVFEINEALFAFDQSLIGA, encoded by the coding sequence ATGCCGCTTCAAATCGTCAGAAATGACATCACAAAAATGAAGGTGGACGCCATCGTCAACGCTGCCAACGAGTCGCTGCTGGGTGGCGGCGGTGTGGACGGCTGCATTCATCGTGCCGCAGGACCGGAGCTGCTGGCAGAATGTGAAACGCTCCACGGCTGCGAAACCGGGAGCGCAAAAATCACGAAGGGCTATCGTCTGCCCTGCAAATATGTCATTCACGCAGTCGGTCCGCGCTGGTATGACGGGCGGCATGGTGAGCGCGAACTGCTGATCTCCTGCTATCGGACATCGCTCATGCTGGCGAAGGAATACGGATGTGAATCGATTGCGTTCCCGCTGATTTCCTCCGGCATTTTCGGCTATCCAAAGGATCAAGCCCTCAAGGTTGCGATTGACACCATCAGCAGTTTCCTTCTTGAAAACGAAATGACGGTGTACATCGTTATTTTCGACCGCAAAGCCTATCAGATCAGCGGCAAGCTGTTTGCCGACATTGCAGCGTACATAGACGACCGCTATGTGGATGAGCATACCGATCCTCGTTCTGAGCGGCTGCGCAGGATGAACGCCTTCCGGATGGAAGAACCCATGCCTTGCGAGGCATCCGTTTGTGAAGAGGCAATCGAACAGCTCATGCCTCCCGTCTTTGCGGCGGCTGCCCCCAAAAAGGCAGCAACACTCGACGATGCACTGGAACAGATCGACGAGAGCTTTTCCGAGATGCTGCTGCGGAAGATTGACGAACGCGGCATGACGGACGCGCAGTGCTATAAGAAGGCGAATATTGACCGGAAGCTCTTCTCGAAGATCCGCAGCGACAAGCTCTACAAGCCGAGCAAGCCCACAGCGATTGCTTTTGCCATCGCTCTTGAGCTGCCACTTTCCGAAATGAAGGATATGCTCATGAAGGCGGGCTTTGCACTCTCCCACTCCAACAAGTTTGACATCATTGTGGAGTATTTCGTGGAGCATGGGAACTATAACGTCTTTGAGATCAACGAGGCTCTGTTTGCCTTTGACCAAAGTTTAATAGGAGCATAA
- a CDS encoding SRPBCC family protein — translation MIVLTEQIEIPASYEKLKAWTANFEEEFVKWSPYHIECNLYNGNYNAGSKIRFREIVMGLDYDVTGTITECEQDENHFRIVFRSDKKTAFITFEGKRTKTGCHFSHTEAFGMTTPVIGAIMNFLIFKVFFRKKANWQLIRDDMILDNRYLYDILTEGKYPERIPLDKLLTGAK, via the coding sequence ATGATTGTTCTTACAGAGCAGATAGAGATTCCGGCTTCCTATGAAAAATTAAAGGCATGGACTGCTAACTTTGAGGAAGAGTTTGTGAAATGGAGTCCCTACCACATCGAATGCAATCTCTATAACGGAAACTATAACGCAGGAAGCAAGATCCGCTTCCGCGAGATCGTCATGGGGCTGGACTACGATGTGACCGGCACAATTACGGAATGCGAACAGGATGAGAACCACTTCCGCATTGTATTCCGGAGCGACAAGAAAACGGCGTTCATCACCTTTGAAGGGAAAAGAACCAAAACAGGATGCCATTTCTCTCACACCGAGGCTTTCGGCATGACCACGCCGGTAATTGGGGCGATTATGAACTTCCTGATCTTCAAGGTGTTTTTCAGGAAAAAGGCAAACTGGCAGCTTATCCGGGATGATATGATTCTGGATAACAGGTATTTATATGACATTCTGACCGAAGGAAAATACCCGGAAAGAATCCCGCTGGACAAACTGCTGACCGGCGCGAAGTAA
- a CDS encoding nuclear transport factor 2 family protein, which translates to MNEREKIIRLWFDMWIKKADLGIDNIFTDDVVYTESWSPKYENRKTVKHWFDEWNTRGSVLVWEIKQFFHQGNQTIVEWYFKNKMNNGNVEEFDGISLIVWTQDNKIKSLKEFGCNLHNYNPYRDSDIPVFREEKANWF; encoded by the coding sequence ATGAACGAGAGAGAAAAAATTATCCGATTATGGTTTGATATGTGGATTAAGAAAGCAGATTTAGGAATTGACAATATTTTTACAGATGATGTTGTATATACTGAGAGTTGGAGTCCTAAATATGAAAACCGCAAAACGGTAAAGCACTGGTTTGACGAATGGAATACACGCGGAAGTGTTCTTGTCTGGGAGATTAAGCAATTTTTTCATCAAGGCAATCAAACAATCGTGGAGTGGTATTTTAAAAACAAAATGAATAATGGAAATGTTGAAGAATTTGACGGAATATCTTTAATTGTATGGACACAGGATAACAAAATAAAATCATTAAAAGAGTTTGGTTGCAATCTTCATAATTACAATCCATATCGAGATAGTGATATTCCCGTATTTCGAGAAGAAAAAGCAAATTGGTTTTGA
- a CDS encoding flavodoxin, protein MSKKLVAYFSASGVTAKVAETLAEAIGADIFEIEPKVPYTEADLNWMDKKARSTIEMNDPVSRPEIAIKRDNMKDYDTIFVGFPIWWYVAPTIINTFLESYDMTGKTIIPFATSGGSDIGKTNERLAPSCKGAKLMDGKVFKGCVGHQELAAWVEGLGL, encoded by the coding sequence ATGAGTAAGAAACTTGTAGCGTATTTTTCTGCGTCCGGCGTGACCGCAAAGGTTGCCGAGACGCTGGCAGAGGCAATCGGCGCGGACATCTTTGAGATTGAGCCGAAAGTGCCTTATACGGAAGCCGATCTGAACTGGATGGACAAGAAAGCCCGCAGCACGATTGAGATGAACGATCCTGTTTCCCGTCCAGAGATTGCCATAAAGCGGGACAACATGAAGGACTACGACACAATTTTTGTGGGCTTCCCGATCTGGTGGTACGTTGCGCCGACGATTATCAATACGTTCCTTGAGAGCTATGATATGACCGGCAAGACGATCATCCCGTTTGCAACCTCCGGAGGAAGCGACATTGGCAAGACGAACGAACGCCTTGCGCCGAGCTGCAAAGGCGCAAAGCTGATGGACGGCAAGGTTTTCAAGGGCTGCGTCGGGCATCAGGAGCTTGCGGCGTGGGTTGAAGGACTTGGACTTTAA
- a CDS encoding AlkZ-related protein: MSKRYARQLHSADGLIAAVEQYGFLPFFRNEIHGFSIEELCPPELWFADDVDGPWEWKGPAARSGKCLYGKLFNKKAGFVSREWIPDFANFRRDGYDFDARWDDGLASYKDKELYEAIAGEGRMLSKRLKEALNYRKGGNTGFETCITRLQMQSYVCIADFVYMQDRYGRPYGWGVAEYATPEELFGYDLITSAYQRDPQESKERILKHLQSRLPNATEMQLEKIIKG, translated from the coding sequence ATGTCAAAGAGATATGCCAGACAACTACATAGTGCAGATGGTTTGATTGCCGCCGTCGAACAATACGGCTTTCTGCCCTTCTTTCGGAACGAGATTCACGGCTTCTCCATCGAGGAACTTTGCCCACCTGAGTTATGGTTTGCGGATGATGTAGATGGTCCGTGGGAATGGAAAGGACCGGCTGCGCGGAGCGGCAAATGTCTTTACGGCAAACTTTTCAACAAGAAGGCTGGATTTGTGAGTCGGGAGTGGATTCCGGACTTTGCGAACTTCCGGCGTGACGGCTATGACTTTGACGCCCGTTGGGATGACGGCTTGGCGTCCTACAAGGACAAGGAGCTTTATGAAGCCATAGCCGGTGAAGGCAGAATGCTTTCCAAACGGCTGAAAGAGGCTCTGAACTACCGCAAGGGCGGCAACACCGGTTTTGAGACGTGCATCACGCGGCTGCAAATGCAGAGCTATGTCTGCATCGCGGATTTCGTCTATATGCAGGACAGATACGGAAGACCTTATGGCTGGGGTGTCGCAGAGTATGCGACGCCGGAAGAACTTTTCGGGTACGACCTTATCACATCTGCCTATCAGCGAGACCCGCAGGAATCCAAAGAACGCATTCTAAAACATCTGCAATCACGTCTGCCTAACGCGACCGAAATGCAGCTTGAGAAAATCATAAAGGGGTAA
- a CDS encoding ImmA/IrrE family metallo-endopeptidase → MKIARELGIHLHFLDNLNDLLGMYTYRHKERHILLNSNMEYLIMQMVCGHEIGHDTFHRDLAKGNEPLPEFVLFDMRTKHEYEANAFASHLIIDDDELIDLMKQDYDVVQLSAAMGTNINLMLIKLNELNRMGWQLNLPYVPHSDFLKNVRPEG, encoded by the coding sequence TTGAAGATTGCCCGTGAGCTGGGCATTCATCTCCATTTTCTTGACAATCTGAACGATCTGCTCGGAATGTACACCTACCGCCATAAAGAGCGGCATATTCTTCTGAACTCCAACATGGAGTATCTGATCATGCAAATGGTTTGCGGTCACGAGATCGGGCATGATACCTTTCACCGTGATCTTGCCAAAGGAAACGAACCGCTCCCGGAGTTCGTGCTGTTCGATATGCGCACAAAACACGAATATGAGGCGAATGCGTTTGCCTCACACCTGATCATTGACGATGATGAGCTGATTGACCTGATGAAGCAGGACTACGATGTGGTGCAGCTCTCGGCTGCAATGGGAACAAACATCAACCTGATGCTGATCAAGCTCAACGAGCTGAACCGCATGGGCTGGCAGCTCAACTTGCCTTATGTACCGCACTCTGACTTCCTGAAAAATGTCAGACCGGAGGGTTGA
- a CDS encoding helix-turn-helix domain-containing protein has product MTFGEKFKAEREKRKLTQQEVADALGINRRMITRYENGISFPRTKDAYRKIAEYFKVDVNYLLTEDEEFVVQASEQYGSRGMKQAKDLIEGMSGLFAGGTLSEQDKDAVMKALQDIYWESKARNVEKYTPKKYKKTGTDAEE; this is encoded by the coding sequence ATGACGTTTGGAGAGAAATTCAAGGCTGAACGGGAGAAGCGGAAGCTGACCCAGCAGGAAGTAGCCGATGCACTGGGAATCAACAGACGTATGATTACCCGGTACGAGAACGGCATTTCCTTTCCCCGTACCAAGGACGCTTACAGAAAAATCGCGGAATACTTCAAGGTGGATGTGAACTATCTGCTGACCGAGGACGAAGAGTTTGTGGTTCAGGCATCCGAGCAGTACGGCTCCCGTGGCATGAAACAGGCAAAGGACCTGATTGAAGGGATGTCCGGCTTGTTTGCGGGCGGTACGCTGTCTGAGCAGGACAAGGATGCGGTGATGAAGGCGTTGCAGGATATATATTGGGAATCCAAAGCCCGGAATGTTGAGAAATACACGCCGAAGAAATACAAGAAGACCGGTACGGACGCAGAGGAATAA
- a CDS encoding ImmA/IrrE family metallo-endopeptidase yields MILSQRQLEEIAASTTKDFNRFFFGDEADKPDRSALPTPIDQFAKNYLGLRVSFARLSPDGSICGVTAYADTEYKITELGITRTLALKRNQIILDESFIRSGNVQRLCAKRRFTLAHECAHQILFQLESEEVKASCEMKYSARTAYTPRELKTREDWNEWQANVLGAAILLPQKEVDLAMRRFAETPLINYEGRYSYGDHLTLRLFCRLFGVSKTTASIRLRQLGYMVDRPFSEYVDPLEVW; encoded by the coding sequence ATGATTTTATCCCAGCGCCAACTTGAAGAAATTGCAGCCTCAACAACGAAGGACTTCAACCGGTTCTTTTTCGGGGATGAGGCGGACAAGCCCGACCGATCAGCTTTGCCAACACCCATTGATCAGTTTGCAAAGAACTATCTCGGTCTTCGCGTATCATTCGCCCGTCTCTCGCCGGACGGAAGCATCTGCGGTGTCACTGCCTATGCCGACACTGAGTACAAGATCACGGAACTTGGTATTACGCGCACACTGGCTTTGAAGCGTAATCAAATTATCTTGGACGAGAGCTTCATTCGATCCGGCAACGTGCAGCGGCTCTGCGCCAAGCGCAGATTTACCCTTGCCCACGAGTGCGCCCATCAGATTCTCTTCCAACTGGAATCGGAAGAGGTAAAGGCGTCCTGCGAAATGAAATATTCCGCACGGACAGCCTATACGCCGCGAGAGCTGAAAACCCGCGAGGACTGGAACGAGTGGCAAGCAAATGTCTTGGGCGCGGCGATCCTGCTTCCTCAAAAAGAGGTTGACCTGGCAATGCGTCGGTTTGCAGAAACGCCGCTGATCAATTACGAGGGGAGGTATTCGTATGGTGATCACTTAACGCTGCGCCTTTTCTGCCGTTTGTTCGGTGTCTCCAAGACAACGGCGTCTATCCGCCTTCGTCAGCTCGGCTACATGGTAGATCGTCCATTCAGTGAGTATGTTGACCCATTGGAGGTGTGGTAA
- a CDS encoding DUF6870 family protein, giving the protein MMGIETMKSVSPKTVDRSTLVQRSSIRLDPAAPREDRLREFIKQIRNPYCYLDGKTVVKISFAATDTTMEDCLEHYLRGL; this is encoded by the coding sequence ATGATGGGCATTGAAACAATGAAAAGCGTCAGTCCGAAAACGGTTGACCGAAGCACACTCGTTCAGAGAAGCAGCATCCGGCTTGATCCTGCGGCACCGCGAGAGGACAGGCTGAGGGAGTTCATCAAGCAGATCAGAAATCCCTATTGTTATCTGGACGGGAAAACTGTGGTGAAGATCAGCTTCGCCGCGACGGACACGACAATGGAAGATTGTCTGGAACACTATCTGAGAGGTCTCTGA
- a CDS encoding recombinase family protein: MPDKVYRTAIYCRLSREDGDKVESNSIASQRAICEDYIARHEDLELVCEPFVDDGYSGVSFNRPQFKKLEEAIRKGALDCIVVKDLSRFSRNYIDGGRYIEKIFPQLGIRFIAINDAYDSLTGDPQSDSFVIPFKNLINDSYCKDISMKIRSSLEVKQKSGEFVGSFAPYGYMKSPENKNQLIVDEAVSEYVQMIFSMYKDGFSIGRIAKRLNQMGVLSPMEYKHSAGVKFDTVFKTGDTAKWTYKAVQRILTNEVYIGVLAQGKRGTPNYKVRVVKSKDESEWVKVENAHEALVSYEDFMAVKVMMQRDMRCSPDQNEAHLFSGFLFCGDCQQPMIRKTVPSKTKKYIYYVCSTNKHSRTCSPHSIAAKEVEEKVFRAIHDQIELVINLEHALAMIERLPSQSRKAFNYEAQIAKIEEEIERYQKLKLGLYENFIGGVIDKTEYFEFRNSYTKTIEGKQDALLRVKKEMKQTVTTGTTERNWVTLFKQYENVEELNRRVLMSLVDRILIHENHAIEIVFKYKDEYQQTLEYVLGYADELDIAV, translated from the coding sequence ATGCCAGACAAGGTTTACCGCACGGCGATCTACTGCCGTCTGTCCCGTGAAGATGGAGACAAAGTAGAAAGCAACTCCATCGCCAGCCAGAGAGCCATCTGCGAGGACTATATCGCAAGGCATGAGGATTTGGAGCTTGTCTGTGAGCCGTTTGTGGATGACGGTTACAGCGGCGTTTCCTTCAATCGTCCTCAGTTCAAAAAGCTGGAAGAGGCAATCCGCAAGGGTGCGCTTGACTGCATCGTGGTCAAGGATCTCAGCCGCTTCTCAAGAAACTACATCGACGGCGGGCGCTACATTGAAAAGATTTTCCCGCAGCTTGGCATTCGCTTCATCGCAATCAATGATGCGTATGACAGTCTGACCGGTGATCCGCAGTCCGACTCCTTTGTTATCCCGTTCAAAAACCTGATTAACGATTCTTACTGCAAGGACATCTCCATGAAAATCCGAAGCAGTTTGGAAGTCAAACAGAAAAGTGGTGAGTTCGTCGGCTCGTTCGCGCCTTACGGCTACATGAAATCGCCGGAGAACAAAAACCAGCTCATCGTGGATGAAGCGGTCAGCGAATATGTGCAGATGATCTTCTCCATGTACAAGGACGGGTTCTCCATTGGGCGCATTGCAAAGCGTCTGAACCAGATGGGCGTCCTGTCCCCGATGGAATACAAGCATTCCGCCGGTGTGAAGTTCGATACCGTCTTCAAAACCGGCGATACCGCAAAATGGACGTACAAAGCCGTCCAGCGTATTCTCACCAACGAGGTTTATATCGGCGTTCTGGCTCAAGGCAAGCGCGGCACTCCCAACTACAAAGTCCGCGTCGTGAAGAGCAAGGACGAATCCGAGTGGGTCAAGGTTGAGAACGCGCATGAAGCTCTTGTGTCCTACGAGGACTTCATGGCAGTCAAGGTCATGATGCAGCGGGATATGCGCTGCTCACCCGATCAAAACGAAGCACACCTGTTTTCCGGCTTCTTGTTCTGCGGAGACTGTCAGCAGCCAATGATCCGCAAGACCGTCCCGTCGAAGACGAAAAAGTATATCTACTACGTCTGCTCCACCAATAAGCACAGCCGGACGTGCAGCCCGCATAGCATCGCCGCAAAAGAGGTTGAAGAGAAGGTCTTCCGTGCCATTCATGACCAGATTGAGCTTGTCATCAATCTGGAACACGCGCTTGCGATGATAGAACGGCTTCCGTCTCAGAGCCGTAAGGCTTTCAATTACGAAGCTCAGATCGCCAAAATCGAGGAAGAGATTGAACGGTACCAAAAGCTCAAGCTGGGGCTTTACGAGAACTTCATCGGCGGCGTCATTGATAAAACGGAATACTTCGAGTTCCGCAACAGCTACACCAAAACCATTGAGGGCAAGCAGGACGCGCTTCTGCGGGTTAAAAAAGAAATGAAGCAGACGGTGACAACCGGCACGACTGAACGGAACTGGGTAACGCTTTTTAAGCAGTATGAAAACGTCGAAGAGCTGAACCGCCGTGTGCTGATGTCCCTTGTTGACCGCATTCTGATTCACGAAAACCATGCAATCGAAATCGTCTTCAAATACAAGGACGAATACCAGCAGACACTTGAATACGTTCTCGGTTATGCCGACGAACTGGATATTGCCGTATAA
- a CDS encoding recombinase family protein, whose protein sequence is MARKSRKQIAVEEPVIESGSSEVFSTAIYARLSVENSGKSEKVDVIANQVEICKSYIAERPYLNLIDTYVDNGRTGTVFDRPEFNRLMNDIRTGRIKCLVVRDLSRFGRDYIEAGTYLERVFPQIGLRFIAIKENYDNFDTDGSGESLIIPLQNMINTLYSKDISRKVSTALKAQMESGEFKKRNLPYGYRWDEEHSNMVFDEETAPIVRKIFQWKIEGLSLPAIADRLDAMNAPNPEFQKYQVGVRTGNATAKKIWNKSSLTTILDNPHYVGDTVLGRTLNAIYKGVKNQHIDREEWIVFPNTHEAIISREDFQKVQELRDAAARTRIEKMERTEKIRATLINLFEDKIICADCGRKLYFHRKRVDKRKDGAWYAFYECSSSVKRGNLCTPHYTRQDKLEADVLAAIQLQVKAALNYDKLLAKLRNSEGERSIRNQQNALITSLNLKLSGISKKRTRLYEDFTEGVLDEEEYAFAKKAYDEQYADLSRRLDEAVQRKVKFAEAMSEDNKWLTLMKSVSGAEKLSQELVDESVELVKVHEDGSIELVMKYGDIYALTIQSIKEVQEAM, encoded by the coding sequence ATGGCAAGAAAAAGCAGAAAGCAAATTGCAGTTGAAGAGCCGGTTATCGAATCTGGCTCTTCCGAGGTCTTCTCAACAGCCATCTATGCCCGTCTTTCCGTTGAAAACAGCGGCAAGTCCGAAAAGGTGGATGTCATCGCAAATCAGGTTGAGATTTGCAAGTCCTACATTGCAGAGCGTCCCTACCTGAATCTGATAGATACCTATGTGGACAACGGACGAACAGGAACGGTTTTTGATAGACCGGAGTTCAACCGGCTGATGAACGACATCCGCACCGGCAGGATCAAGTGCCTTGTAGTTCGTGATCTCAGCCGGTTCGGGCGTGACTACATCGAGGCTGGAACCTATCTGGAACGGGTCTTTCCGCAGATCGGGCTTCGGTTTATCGCCATCAAAGAGAACTACGACAACTTTGATACGGACGGCTCCGGCGAAAGCCTCATCATCCCTCTGCAAAACATGATCAACACCCTTTACTCGAAGGACATCTCCCGCAAGGTTTCTACCGCGCTCAAGGCACAGATGGAAAGCGGAGAGTTCAAGAAGCGCAATCTCCCGTATGGTTATCGCTGGGATGAAGAACACAGCAATATGGTCTTCGATGAGGAAACCGCACCGATTGTCCGGAAGATTTTCCAATGGAAGATTGAAGGGCTGTCCCTTCCTGCGATTGCAGACCGGCTTGATGCAATGAACGCGCCCAATCCGGAGTTTCAGAAGTATCAGGTCGGCGTCCGCACAGGCAATGCTACGGCAAAGAAGATTTGGAACAAGTCTTCACTGACTACCATTCTGGATAATCCCCATTACGTCGGAGATACCGTTCTCGGACGGACGCTGAACGCCATCTATAAGGGCGTCAAGAATCAGCATATCGACCGCGAGGAATGGATTGTTTTTCCCAATACTCACGAGGCGATTATTTCCCGCGAGGACTTCCAAAAGGTACAAGAGCTGCGCGACGCTGCTGCAAGGACAAGGATTGAGAAGATGGAGCGCACGGAGAAAATCCGTGCTACACTGATCAATCTCTTTGAAGACAAAATCATCTGTGCAGATTGCGGCAGGAAACTCTATTTCCATCGAAAGCGCGTTGACAAGCGTAAGGACGGCGCATGGTACGCCTTCTATGAGTGCAGCTCATCCGTCAAGCGCGGCAATCTCTGTACGCCACACTATACGCGGCAGGACAAACTCGAAGCCGATGTGCTTGCGGCGATCCAGCTTCAAGTCAAGGCGGCTCTCAATTACGACAAGCTGCTTGCCAAACTGAGAAACAGCGAAGGTGAACGCAGCATCCGAAATCAGCAGAATGCGCTCATTACAAGCCTGAATCTGAAACTCAGCGGTATTTCCAAGAAGCGTACCCGTCTCTATGAGGACTTCACGGAAGGCGTTCTCGATGAAGAGGAATACGCCTTTGCCAAGAAAGCCTACGATGAGCAGTATGCCGATCTTTCCCGGCGGTTGGATGAAGCGGTTCAGCGGAAGGTGAAGTTTGCCGAGGCAATGTCCGAGGACAACAAGTGGCTCACGCTGATGAAATCCGTCAGCGGTGCAGAAAAGCTCTCTCAGGAGTTGGTTGACGAGTCCGTAGAGCTTGTGAAAGTCCATGAGGACGGCTCAATCGAGCTGGTCATGAAATACGGCGATATTTACGCTCTGACCATTCAGAGTATCAAGGAAGTGCAGGAGGCGATGTAA
- a CDS encoding recombinase family protein, whose amino-acid sequence MSKEYNIGIYIRLSMADEDTGYGSKAESDSIGNQRMLINRFLDNHPELSHCQRSEFADDGYTGTNFHRPQFTQMMEKVKRGEINLICVKDFSRFSRDYIETGNYLECTFPFMGVRFISINDGYDSDDYKGTTGGLEVVMRSIIYAAYSKDLSVKTTSAKIQMMKQGKYVGGYAPYGYVLHPTIRNKLAVDPEAADVIRRIFREALEGSNTSQIARSLNDDGIPTPGQYFKSKHPDKKKFSNMSEKISWETVMVYNILKNLVYTGTLVSRKMKSCGVGSKKRVVNEPIIVEGTHEAIISKEDFELAQKVIRGGGRNPTRKQHDYPLKGLVRCGNCKRAMTRRKNKAGIRYFQCIHSVNNGNTDCPVGRSFPEMDIEKVVFHALTQFLALAQKEAIQNREVGDLRKSAIKECADKIRTLQKQNEQNKASKLRLYEKYAAGSITKEAYIQQKAAADVKIAENDGAIQRGHERMKELDSETACSDEKLDAVCEQYADCKALTYELTHAFISAVYIYDLDNIEIVWKFKDFLTTSEGEAK is encoded by the coding sequence ATGAGCAAGGAATACAACATCGGCATCTACATCCGCCTCTCAATGGCTGATGAAGATACCGGTTATGGCAGCAAGGCGGAAAGTGACAGCATCGGCAACCAGCGTATGCTCATCAATCGCTTTCTCGACAATCATCCGGAGTTGTCTCACTGTCAGCGGTCTGAGTTTGCGGATGACGGTTATACCGGCACGAACTTTCACCGTCCTCAGTTCACGCAGATGATGGAGAAGGTCAAGCGCGGCGAAATCAATCTGATCTGCGTCAAAGACTTTTCCCGCTTTTCTCGTGACTACATTGAAACGGGAAACTATCTGGAATGCACTTTTCCATTCATGGGCGTCCGCTTTATTTCCATCAACGACGGCTATGACAGTGACGATTACAAAGGCACAACGGGCGGCCTGGAAGTGGTTATGCGCAGCATCATCTACGCCGCATACAGCAAAGACCTTTCCGTAAAGACCACATCGGCAAAAATCCAGATGATGAAGCAGGGCAAGTATGTCGGTGGCTACGCCCCATACGGCTACGTCCTGCATCCCACCATTCGGAACAAACTTGCCGTAGACCCGGAGGCGGCTGATGTGATCCGTCGTATTTTCCGCGAGGCGCTGGAAGGCAGCAACACCTCTCAGATCGCCCGCAGCCTGAATGATGACGGCATCCCGACGCCGGGGCAATACTTCAAGAGCAAGCATCCCGACAAGAAGAAGTTCAGTAACATGAGCGAGAAAATCAGTTGGGAAACCGTGATGGTCTATAACATCCTCAAAAACCTTGTTTACACCGGAACACTGGTCAGCCGCAAAATGAAGTCCTGCGGTGTCGGCTCAAAAAAGCGTGTTGTCAATGAGCCGATTATCGTAGAAGGAACGCATGAAGCTATTATCAGCAAGGAAGACTTTGAGCTTGCTCAGAAGGTCATTCGAGGCGGAGGACGGAATCCCACGCGCAAGCAGCATGACTATCCGCTCAAGGGACTCGTCCGCTGCGGTAACTGTAAACGTGCTATGACACGCCGAAAGAACAAGGCTGGCATTCGGTACTTCCAGTGCATTCACTCGGTCAACAACGGAAACACAGACTGTCCGGTTGGCAGGAGCTTTCCGGAAATGGATATTGAGAAGGTTGTCTTCCATGCCCTTACTCAGTTTCTTGCTTTGGCACAGAAGGAAGCAATACAGAACCGCGAAGTCGGTGATCTGCGGAAATCTGCCATCAAGGAATGTGCTGATAAAATCCGCACTCTGCAAAAGCAGAACGAGCAGAACAAGGCGTCCAAGCTGAGGCTCTACGAGAAGTATGCAGCCGGAAGCATCACGAAGGAGGCGTACATTCAGCAGAAGGCGGCAGCGGATGTGAAGATTGCTGAAAACGATGGAGCAATCCAGCGCGGTCACGAGCGGATGAAGGAGCTTGACTCCGAGACCGCCTGTTCAGATGAAAAGCTGGATGCGGTCTGCGAACAGTACGCCGACTGCAAAGCTCTGACCTATGAGCTGACCCACGCATTCATTTCTGCGGTCTACATTTACGATCTTGACAACATAGAAATCGTCTGGAAGTTCAAGGACTTCCTCACTACATCAGAAGGAGAAGCCAAATGA
- a CDS encoding recombinase family protein — protein sequence MKVFLYIRVACADQLAAADQWEELERYAKDKGYEVAAAVAADGISAVHTEGIMNFLLNEAKRQDIGTILTRDTSRISRDTSSFMRFERKFRENGIRFEYLSKPDNELPVTPMLEAFAAAYKKRRTKNGTRA from the coding sequence ATGAAAGTATTTCTTTATATCCGCGTTGCCTGTGCGGATCAGCTTGCGGCAGCAGACCAGTGGGAAGAGCTGGAACGCTATGCGAAGGACAAAGGCTATGAGGTGGCTGCTGCTGTGGCGGCAGACGGCATCTCCGCCGTCCATACGGAAGGTATCATGAACTTCCTGCTGAACGAAGCCAAGCGTCAGGACATCGGTACGATCCTCACCCGCGACACCTCGCGAATCAGCCGGGACACTTCCTCTTTCATGAGGTTTGAGCGAAAGTTCCGGGAGAACGGCATCCGGTTCGAGTATCTGTCCAAGCCTGACAACGAGCTTCCGGTCACTCCGATGTTGGAGGCATTTGCGGCGGCGTATAAGAAGCGTCGCACAAAGAACGGCACAAGAGCGTAG